From Oryza sativa Japonica Group chromosome 4, ASM3414082v1, one genomic window encodes:
- the LOC112938689 gene encoding uncharacterized protein, whose amino-acid sequence MDRQWMYADRRSKEFIDGVHYFLRVAEANRKRGFICCPCNKCKNQKEYSASRTIHFHLFESGFMPSYNCWTSHGEQGVEMEEDEVEDDNIPDFAQFVGFEGNQTGEEEIAADGNDVADDLVQMLQDAREDCESEKEAHKLDKMLEDHRTSLYPGCEQGHKKLDTTLELLQWKAKNGVSDKAFGDLLKLVKNILPWGNKLPETTYEVKKIVCPLGLEVHKIHACPNDCILYRGEEYEDLEACPVCKALRYKIRRDDPGEVDGQLTKKRIPAKVMWYFPIIPRLRRLFRNKGNARMLRWHAEERQQDGMLRHPADGSQWRNIDRKFKEFGKDARNIRFGLSTDGMNPFGEMSSGHSTWPVTMCIYNLPPWLCMKRKYIMMPIIIQGPKQPGNDIDVYLRSLVEDLKQLWKKEGVPVWDEDKQEEFNLRALLFVTINDWPALSNLSGQSNKGYKACTHCMEETESTYLKHCRKVVYMGHRRFFAANHPVRKKGKHFEHKVDHPAEFGTTTWM is encoded by the exons atggatcggcaatggatgtacgctgaccggcggtccaaagagtttattgacggcgtgcactattttttgagagtggccgaagctaacaggaaaaggggttttatttgttgtccatgcaataagtgtaagaatcagaaggagtattctgcatccaggactattcatttccacttgtttgagtcggggttcatgccaagctataattgttggacatcccacggagagcaaggtgttgaaatggaagaagatgaagtggaagacgacaatattccggactttgctcagtttgttggatttgaaggaaatcaaacgggcgaggaggaaatagctgctgatggtaacgacgttgcagATGATCTTgttcagatgttgcaggacgccagggaggactgcgaaagtgaaaaggaggcccataaattggacaagatgttggaggaccacagaacttcgttgtacccaggttgcgagcaggggcacaaaaagttggataccactctggagttgttgcaatggaaggcaaaaaatggggttagtgacaaggcatttggcgatttattgaaactcgtcaagaacattcttccgtggggaaacaaattgcccgagacaacgtacgaggttaagaagatagtctgcccgttaggactggaagttcataagattcacgcatgtccgaacgattgtatcctatatcgcggtgaggagtatgaagacctagaagcatgccctgtttgcaaagcactacgatacaagattagacgggacgatccaggagaagttgacgggcagctaacaaagaagagaattcctgctaaggtgatgtggtatttccctataataccacggctaaggcgtttgttcaggaacaaggggaatgctagaatgttgcgatggcacgctgaagagcgtcaacaggacgggatgctgagacaccccgccgatggttcgcagtggcgaaacatcgacagaaaatttaaagaatttggaaaggacgcacgaaacatacggtttggtttgagtacggatggcatgaatccttttggagagatgagcagcggccatagcacttggcccgttacgatgtgtatctacaacctccccccctggctatgcatgaagaggaagtacataatgatgccgattattattcaaggccccaagcaacctggtaacgacatcgacgtgtacctaagatcactggtcgaagatcttaaacagttgtggaagaaggaaggtgtccccgtgtgggacgaggacaaacaggaggagtttaacctacgagcgctgctgttcgtaaccatcaacgattggcctgcacttagcaacctatccggacagtccaacaaggggtacaaggcttgcactcactgtatggaggaaacagaaagtacgtatcttaagcactgtaggaaggttgtatacatgggtcaccgTCGATTctttgcagcaaaccacccggtacggaagaaaggcaagcacttcgaacataaggtcgaccacc CAGCTGAATTTGGCACCACAACTTGGATGTGA